The following are encoded in a window of Leptolyngbya sp. FACHB-261 genomic DNA:
- a CDS encoding FMN-dependent NADH-azoreductase, translating to MTHILHLDASPRGDRSISRTLSKEFINQWKTTHPNDTITYRDIGHDPVPFVSEDWIAAAFTPSDQHTPELAIAIQISDELIDEFLSADRYVFSIPMYNFSIPANFKAYLDQIVRAGRTFSVDETGYKGLVHNKKMTIIMAQGGAYPEGSPTHAYDLQTPYLRLIFGFIGITDIEFVYADSLNLGDEARNLAIANAQSALKAAIAH from the coding sequence ATGACCCACATTCTCCATTTAGATGCGAGTCCGCGTGGCGATCGCTCCATCTCCCGCACGCTTTCTAAAGAGTTCATTAACCAGTGGAAAACTACTCATCCCAACGACACCATCACTTACCGTGATATTGGGCATGACCCTGTTCCCTTTGTGAGCGAAGACTGGATCGCGGCTGCATTTACTCCATCCGATCAACACACACCTGAGTTAGCCATTGCAATTCAAATTTCCGACGAATTGATCGACGAGTTTTTATCAGCCGATCGCTACGTTTTCAGTATCCCCATGTATAACTTCAGCATTCCTGCCAACTTCAAAGCTTATCTTGACCAGATTGTGCGAGCGGGACGTACATTCTCCGTTGATGAAACAGGTTACAAGGGACTGGTTCACAACAAGAAAATGACGATCATTATGGCTCAAGGCGGAGCCTATCCCGAAGGTAGCCCTACTCACGCCTATGATCTACAAACACCCTACTTGCGACTCATTTTTGGGTTTATTGGTATCACGGATATTGAGTTCGTCTATGCCGATAGCCTTAATCTTGGGGATGAAGCCCGGAATCTGGCGATCGCTAATGCCCAATCTGCTTTA
- a CDS encoding hydrolase — MSKNQKTGLEGLLRPEDSILVLIDHQPYQFTNLNSHEPTMIINNVIGLAKSAKVFNVPTILTNVMEERGGHIIKGLQDVFPDQKPINRTSINTWEDSNVTDVVKESGRKQLILAALWTEVCLAMPAIQALGEGYEVFIVTDASGGVTAEAHDMAVRRMVQAGAVPINWMAVLAEWQRDWARTETAAGVSEILLEHGGASAVALAWELQLLATTPPADGKPVQVSNSSIGQLV; from the coding sequence ATGTCTAAAAATCAAAAAACTGGTCTAGAAGGACTGCTTCGTCCAGAAGATAGCATCCTGGTACTGATTGACCACCAGCCCTATCAGTTCACCAACTTGAACAGCCATGAACCTACGATGATCATTAACAATGTTATTGGTCTTGCCAAATCGGCAAAGGTGTTCAACGTACCCACAATCCTTACCAATGTCATGGAAGAAAGAGGGGGTCATATCATTAAGGGACTACAGGATGTTTTTCCTGATCAAAAACCGATCAACCGCACTTCCATCAATACCTGGGAAGATTCAAACGTTACAGATGTAGTGAAGGAAAGTGGTCGCAAGCAACTTATACTTGCTGCGCTTTGGACCGAGGTCTGTCTCGCAATGCCAGCAATCCAGGCGCTGGGTGAAGGTTATGAAGTATTCATCGTTACCGATGCCTCAGGCGGTGTTACTGCGGAAGCTCATGACATGGCGGTTCGCCGTATGGTTCAGGCTGGTGCAGTTCCAATCAACTGGATGGCTGTACTTGCTGAATGGCAACGTGACTGGGCACGCACAGAAACAGCTGCGGGTGTATCAGAGATTCTTCTTGAGCATGGCGGTGCTAGTGCAGTGGCCCTTGCATGGGAACTTCAGCTCCTTGCAACAACCCCTCCAGCGGACGGCAAACCTGTCCAGGTCAGCAATTCCTCCATTGGTCAATTGGTTTAG